The Halalkalibacter krulwichiae genome has a segment encoding these proteins:
- a CDS encoding MgtC/SapB family protein translates to MMNEFELVLKLSLALFFGMLIGIDRQLKHKPLGLKTSMIICVASCMITIVSIESFHKFATPTYHAMDPMRLTAQIVSGVGFLGAGVILRRNNDVISGLTSAAVIWAASGLGIAVGAGFYLLPSVAVILFILAINFIPLVIKKVGPAALSKRDVLVKVVMEPNFKITELVKAIERKGQGLNHHEKSDIIIRNLKLKDLDNGNQQIDLKLSAPEKQYTTEIYYLLKKIDNVISVEIEH, encoded by the coding sequence ATGATGAATGAATTTGAATTAGTGCTAAAGTTATCCCTTGCGTTATTTTTTGGGATGTTAATTGGCATTGATCGCCAACTTAAACACAAGCCACTTGGCTTAAAAACAAGTATGATCATTTGCGTTGCCAGTTGTATGATTACGATCGTTTCAATAGAATCATTTCATAAGTTCGCAACTCCAACTTATCACGCAATGGACCCAATGCGTCTAACTGCACAAATTGTAAGTGGTGTTGGTTTTCTAGGAGCAGGAGTAATCTTACGTAGAAATAATGATGTTATTTCTGGATTAACAAGTGCAGCTGTGATCTGGGCAGCATCTGGACTTGGGATTGCTGTTGGTGCTGGGTTTTATTTATTGCCTTCAGTTGCGGTCATTTTATTTATTTTAGCGATTAACTTTATACCATTGGTTATCAAAAAAGTAGGGCCCGCAGCCTTAAGCAAACGTGATGTTCTTGTAAAAGTTGTGATGGAGCCTAATTTTAAAATAACCGAGTTGGTAAAAGCTATTGAGCGCAAAGGGCAAGGTCTTAATCATCATGAAAAGAGCGATATTATCATTCGGAATTTAAAATTGAAAGATCTAGATAATGGCAACCAACAAATAGACTTAAAGCTATCTGCACCTGAAAAGCAATATACGACAGAGATTTATTATCTGTTAAAAAAAATTGATAATGTCATCTCAGTTGAAATTGAACATTAA